Proteins encoded in a region of the Triticum dicoccoides isolate Atlit2015 ecotype Zavitan chromosome 3A, WEW_v2.0, whole genome shotgun sequence genome:
- the LOC119268274 gene encoding splicing factor YJU2-like, which produces MGERKVLNKYYPPDFDPAKIPRRKQPKNQQIKVRMMHPMSIRCGTCGTYIYKGTKFNSRKEDCIGETYLGIQIFRFYFKCTRCSAEITFKTDPQNSDYTVESGASRNFEPWREEDEVVDKEKRKREAEEMGDAMRTLENRAMDSKQDMDILAALEEMRSMKSRHAGVSVDQMLEILKHSALKRQDLTSFEEKTVAELDEEDEELIKSITFRNSKDYVKRIEDDDDDDDDDNFGIPGQSSVTSKINGSSESMTNPTDVLTKANGPESANKEGNKSLASRMPKFIVKPKATGANPQKKQKTETHAVQDNGKAPAAENKNEASVEKTNVLQSLCQYDDSDESND; this is translated from the exons atgggTGAGCGGAAGGTGCTGAACAAGTACTACCCGCCGGACTTCGACCCGGCGAAGATCCCGCGGCGGAAGCAGCCTAAGAACCAGCAGATCAAGGTGCGCATGATGCATCCCATGAGCATCCGGTGTGGCACCTGCGGCACCTACATCTACAAGGGCACCAAATTCAACTCGCGCAAGGAGGACTGCATCGGCGAG ACATACTTGGGCATACAAATTTTTAGATTTTACTTCAAGTGTACTAGGTGCTCAGCTGAGATTACCTTCAAAACAGACCCCCAGAATTCAGACTACACGGTGGAATCTGGGGCTAGTCGTAATTTTGAACCTTGGCGTGAAGAGGATGAG GTTGTGGATAAAGAGAAGAGGAAACGAGAAGCAGAGGAGATGGGCGATGCAATGAGAACACTGGAGAACAGAGCAATGGATTCAAAGCAGGACATGGACATACTTGCCGCTTTAGAAGAGATGCGATCGATGAAG TCTAGACATGCTGGAGTCTCCGTTGACCAGATGCTTGAAATTTTGAAGCATTCCGCTCTCAAAAGGCAAGATCTCACAAGCTTT GAGGAAAAAACAGTAGCAGAACTAGATGAAGAagacgaagaactcatcaaatcaaTCACTTTCAGA AACTCGAAAGATTATGTTAAACGGATcgaagacgatgacgatgacgacgatgatgacaaTTTTGGTATACCAGGACAGTCAAGTGTCACGTCAAAG ATTAATGGATCATCTGAATCAATGACGAATCCTACAGATGTCTTGACCAAAGCTAATGGACCTGAGAGTGCCAATAAAGAAG GAAACAAGAGCTTGGCATCTAGGATGCCCAAATTCATAGTGAAACCAAAGGCCACTGGTGCAAATCCTCAGAAGAAACAGAAGACAGAAACCCACGCCGTCCAAGATAACGGCAAAGCACCGGCTGCTGAGAATAAAAATGAAGCTTCAGTAGAGAAGACCAATGTTCTTCAGTCCCTCTGCCAGTATGATGATAGCGATGAAAGTAATGACTGA